A single region of the Alphaproteobacteria bacterium CG11_big_fil_rev_8_21_14_0_20_39_49 genome encodes:
- a CDS encoding peptide chain release factor 1, giving the protein MEFKEKLENIIKQHQDLEQKIADPSAMNQQEFAKLSKEYSDRVHVVELAKEYIIAFKEQEDLKEMLEDPEMKDMAEEELYDIRKKLPKLEKQIKIALLPKDKADSKNAILEIRAGTGGEEAALFAGNLFRMYQRYSEKRGWQMEILSMSETGIGGVKEASANIIGKDVFARMKFESGVHRVQRVPETETSGRVHTSAATVAVLPEAEDVDVKIEEKDLRIDVFRASGPGGQSVNTTDSAVRITHIPTGIVVSQQDEKSQHKNRAKAMKVLMARIYDMERAKVDAARAADRKSQVGTGDRSERIRTYNYPQGRVSDHRINLTLYKIHEIVEGGELDEVIDALISEDQAERLATAV; this is encoded by the coding sequence ATGGAATTTAAAGAAAAGTTAGAAAATATAATAAAACAACATCAGGATCTTGAGCAGAAAATAGCAGACCCTTCCGCTATGAATCAGCAGGAGTTTGCAAAACTTTCAAAAGAATATTCCGATAGGGTGCATGTAGTTGAGCTTGCTAAAGAATATATAATTGCTTTTAAAGAGCAGGAAGATTTGAAAGAGATGCTGGAAGACCCTGAAATGAAGGATATGGCAGAAGAAGAACTTTATGATATAAGAAAGAAGCTGCCTAAACTTGAAAAGCAGATAAAGATTGCGTTGCTGCCCAAAGATAAGGCGGATAGTAAAAACGCTATTTTGGAAATAAGGGCAGGAACAGGAGGGGAGGAAGCCGCTTTATTCGCCGGTAACCTGTTTCGCATGTATCAGCGTTATTCTGAAAAACGCGGCTGGCAAATGGAAATATTGTCAATGTCCGAAACCGGTATAGGTGGTGTTAAGGAAGCTTCCGCAAATATTATAGGCAAAGATGTATTCGCACGTATGAAGTTTGAATCGGGCGTGCATAGGGTGCAACGTGTTCCTGAAACCGAAACAAGCGGAAGGGTGCATACTTCGGCCGCAACGGTAGCAGTGCTGCCGGAGGCAGAGGATGTAGATGTTAAGATAGAAGAAAAAGACTTGCGTATAGACGTTTTCAGAGCAAGCGGTCCGGGTGGACAGTCGGTAAATACAACAGATAGTGCCGTGCGTATTACCCACATTCCTACGGGTATAGTTGTTTCGCAGCAAGATGAAAAATCACAGCATAAGAACCGTGCCAAGGCAATGAAAGTGCTGATGGCAAGAATATATGATATGGAGCGTGCAAAAGTCGATGCCGCAAGAGCCGCTGACAGAAAAAGTCAGGTAGGCACAGGTGACCGTTCCGAAAGGATAAGGACATATAACTATCCGCAAGGCAGGGTTTCCGACCACCGTATCAACCTGACATTATATAAGATACATGAAATTGTCGAAGGCGGTGAACTCGATGAGGTAATTGACGCACTGATATCCGAAGATCAGGCGGAAAGATTGGCTACTGCTGTTTAG
- a CDS encoding MFS transporter: protein MKDTLHLLKTKRFLPLFITQFMGAFNDNAFKNAFLIWFTYDIAKQTGADANFVVTLAAGLFILPFFLFSATAGQVADKYEKSLLTQKIKQVEIILMIGCAFFFYLKSVEGLMVILFFMGVQSTFFGPIKYSLLPEHLKEDELISGNGLIEGGTFLSILLGTIFGGLIIRTTYGVGLLSAFVILFAVIGWFSSRYIPTAKIGDKNLKVSWNIIAQTWKIIGYARQERTVWLSIIGISWFWFVGVTFLTQFPIYTKNIIGGNEHVVTLFLAVFSIGVGIGSVLCNKLLKGQINGRLVPMGAAGMTVSIFLFAYASGLYTNLSTEISIMEFLSSGIPAWLIIIDLLMLSVFSGIYIVPLYTIMQHRSDNKHISRIIAANNVINAFFMVIASIYAILIFEQGFNVVELLLSVGLLNIPVFFMVRRIVKRRLGNEAS from the coding sequence ATGAAAGACACATTGCACTTACTAAAAACAAAACGCTTCCTCCCTCTGTTTATTACACAGTTTATGGGGGCGTTTAATGATAATGCATTTAAAAACGCATTCCTTATATGGTTTACTTACGATATAGCAAAACAAACGGGTGCAGATGCCAATTTTGTAGTTACTTTGGCTGCCGGTCTTTTCATACTGCCTTTCTTTTTATTTTCAGCTACCGCCGGTCAGGTTGCCGATAAATATGAAAAATCATTGTTAACCCAAAAAATAAAGCAAGTCGAAATAATACTTATGATAGGCTGTGCGTTTTTTTTCTACCTAAAAAGCGTAGAAGGCTTGATGGTAATATTATTCTTTATGGGAGTTCAGTCAACTTTCTTCGGTCCTATAAAATACAGCCTGTTGCCCGAACATTTAAAGGAAGATGAACTAATAAGCGGTAACGGGTTGATAGAAGGCGGTACATTCTTATCAATATTACTGGGAACAATATTTGGCGGACTGATAATCCGCACAACATACGGTGTCGGCTTACTATCGGCTTTTGTAATTTTATTTGCCGTTATCGGTTGGTTTTCCAGCAGATATATCCCCACAGCAAAGATAGGCGATAAGAATCTGAAAGTAAGCTGGAATATCATAGCCCAGACATGGAAAATAATAGGCTATGCCCGTCAGGAACGTACCGTATGGTTATCTATTATCGGTATATCATGGTTCTGGTTCGTCGGGGTTACTTTCCTTACACAATTCCCGATATATACTAAAAATATTATCGGCGGAAATGAACATGTCGTTACATTGTTCCTTGCCGTTTTCTCAATCGGAGTCGGCATAGGTTCGGTTTTATGCAACAAACTGCTAAAAGGACAGATAAACGGCAGACTAGTACCCATGGGTGCTGCGGGAATGACAGTTTCCATATTCCTTTTTGCCTATGCATCGGGCTTATACACCAACTTATCCACAGAGATATCCATAATGGAATTTTTAAGTTCGGGCATTCCTGCATGGCTGATTATCATAGACTTACTTATGCTTTCGGTTTTCTCAGGAATTTATATCGTACCTTTATATACGATAATGCAGCACCGTTCGGATAATAAGCATATTTCACGCATTATTGCGGCAAATAACGTTATAAACGCCTTCTTCATGGTAATAGCCAGTATTTACGCAATATTAATATTTGAACAGGGCTTTAACGTTGTAGAACTTTTACTGTCGGTCGGCTTACTGAATATCCCTGTATTTTTCATGGTTAGACGCATTGTAAAAAGGAGGCTTGGCAATGAAGCTTCATAA
- a CDS encoding aldehyde dehydrogenase family protein: MNAKKTLKELGVKLDDFKGRDIEVYSPIDGSHLASIHADDHQTADEKIAKSVTAFEKWRDVPAPKRGEIIRCFGNELRENKENLAELVTMECGKILQEGLGEVQEMIDICDFAVGLSRRIGGLTLPSERPMHVMHENWLPLGPVGIISAFNFPVAVWAWNTAIAIICGDSVIWKPSEKTPLTALACQAVFQNALKKSGMEEHKDISQVVLGFANIGEQIVNDSRIPLISATGSSAMGKVVGQHAASRMGKSILELGGNNAVIVTPSADFDVALPSILFGAVGTAGQRCTSTRRVFVHNDIYNKFFEKLRVAYSGLPKKVGNPLKDGTLIGPLIDEEAFNNIQNSLNIVRNYKDAKIVGGKRILEKKFPNAYYVEPALVMIKEQEDIVKKETFAPILYVMPFDDLCGAIKMQNDVPQGLSSAIFTNDLREAEIFKQYSDCGIANVNIGTSGAEIGGAFGGEKETGGGRESGSDSWKAYMRRQTSTTYYGQEAPQLAQGIKFG; this comes from the coding sequence ATGAACGCTAAAAAAACTTTGAAAGAATTGGGTGTGAAACTAGATGACTTTAAGGGGCGTGATATAGAAGTATATTCGCCGATTGACGGAAGCCATCTTGCAAGTATCCATGCCGACGACCATCAAACCGCCGATGAAAAGATAGCAAAGTCTGTAACTGCATTTGAAAAATGGCGTGATGTGCCTGCTCCGAAACGTGGGGAGATTATCAGATGCTTCGGTAACGAGCTAAGGGAAAATAAAGAGAATCTGGCAGAACTAGTTACTATGGAGTGCGGAAAGATATTACAGGAAGGTCTGGGTGAAGTTCAGGAAATGATAGATATCTGTGATTTTGCCGTCGGTCTTTCACGCCGGATAGGCGGACTTACCCTTCCGTCAGAACGCCCAATGCACGTTATGCATGAAAACTGGCTTCCCCTTGGTCCTGTTGGAATCATCAGTGCGTTTAATTTCCCCGTTGCCGTATGGGCTTGGAATACTGCGATTGCAATTATCTGCGGTGACTCGGTTATCTGGAAACCCTCTGAAAAAACCCCTCTTACCGCCCTTGCCTGTCAGGCTGTTTTCCAAAACGCCCTAAAAAAATCAGGTATGGAAGAACATAAAGACATCTCGCAAGTGGTGCTAGGTTTTGCCAATATCGGAGAACAGATAGTAAATGACAGCCGCATTCCTTTAATAAGTGCCACAGGAAGCAGTGCGATGGGCAAGGTTGTAGGTCAGCATGCTGCATCAAGAATGGGTAAATCAATATTGGAATTAGGCGGTAATAATGCTGTTATAGTTACCCCCTCCGCTGATTTTGATGTAGCGTTGCCGTCAATATTATTTGGTGCGGTAGGTACGGCAGGTCAGCGTTGCACATCAACAAGGCGTGTATTTGTCCATAACGATATATATAACAAATTCTTTGAAAAATTAAGGGTTGCCTATTCAGGATTGCCGAAAAAAGTAGGCAATCCTTTGAAAGACGGCACTCTAATAGGACCGTTAATTGATGAAGAGGCATTTAATAATATACAGAACAGCCTGAATATCGTGCGTAATTATAAAGACGCTAAAATTGTCGGAGGCAAAAGGATATTAGAGAAGAAATTCCCCAATGCATATTATGTAGAGCCTGCACTTGTTATGATAAAAGAGCAGGAGGACATTGTTAAGAAAGAGACATTCGCCCCAATTTTATATGTAATGCCTTTTGACGATTTGTGCGGTGCAATAAAAATGCAAAATGATGTACCGCAAGGTTTATCATCTGCAATATTCACTAATGATTTACGTGAAGCCGAGATTTTCAAGCAATATAGCGATTGCGGTATTGCCAATGTAAATATAGGCACATCAGGTGCGGAAATAGGCGGAGCATTCGGAGGCGAAAAAGAAACCGGAGGCGGACGTGAATCGGGTTCAGACTCATGGAAAGCCTATATGCGTCGTCAGACAAGCACTACTTATTACGGACAGGAAGCTCCTCAACTGGCTCAAGGTATTAAGTTCGGTTAG
- a CDS encoding histidine--tRNA ligase, whose protein sequence is MSHKLQPVRGTKDILSDEFRVFSHVQKTARKVSSLYGFKEISTPIFEFTEVFAKTLGEESDVVGKEMYVFEDRGGESITLRPEFTAGIARAFISGGLTNQLPLKLFSTGPLFRYERPQKGRQRQFHQINFEMLGVADYTSDVEVISMAAHILEALGVSDKIKLEINSLGDKESREKYRDALVDYLNDYKNDLSDDSKIRLEKNPMRILDSKDDGDKKIVENAPSISEYYSNEAAEFFANVKSGLESLGVSYSVNSRLVRGLDYYCHTAFEFTTDALGSQNAVLAGGRYDGLISMMGGADTPAVGFAGGVERLVALFGKEIPDIRPVVLIPIGEKAEKQAALLAGVLRKEGIYIELGYSGNVKKRMKRANGMNAKAAVIFGDDEIAAKVAKVKDFDSGEEVDISVDKLVDKLKSV, encoded by the coding sequence ATGAGTCATAAATTACAGCCCGTAAGAGGAACTAAGGATATCCTGAGCGATGAGTTCAGGGTATTTAGCCATGTGCAAAAAACCGCAAGAAAAGTCAGTTCCCTGTATGGCTTTAAGGAAATATCTACACCTATTTTTGAATTTACGGAAGTTTTTGCCAAAACTCTCGGTGAAGAATCCGATGTTGTCGGCAAGGAAATGTATGTTTTTGAAGACAGGGGGGGTGAGAGCATAACGCTACGCCCTGAATTTACGGCGGGTATCGCAAGAGCTTTCATATCGGGCGGTTTAACTAATCAATTGCCTTTGAAGCTGTTTTCTACCGGTCCGCTCTTCAGGTATGAGCGTCCGCAAAAAGGCAGGCAGCGTCAGTTCCACCAGATAAATTTCGAGATGCTTGGCGTTGCCGACTATACGTCCGACGTTGAGGTTATATCAATGGCAGCTCATATTTTAGAAGCACTTGGCGTATCCGATAAAATAAAATTAGAGATAAATTCGCTGGGTGATAAAGAATCACGTGAGAAATACCGTGATGCTCTGGTTGACTACTTAAATGATTATAAGAATGACCTTTCGGACGATTCAAAGATACGTCTGGAGAAAAACCCTATGCGTATTTTGGATTCAAAAGATGATGGTGATAAGAAGATAGTGGAAAATGCACCCTCAATTTCAGAATATTATAGCAATGAGGCAGCGGAATTTTTCGCTAATGTTAAAAGCGGACTTGAAAGTCTGGGTGTGAGTTACAGTGTAAATAGCCGTTTGGTAAGAGGGCTTGATTATTATTGCCATACTGCATTTGAATTTACAACCGATGCTTTGGGTTCTCAAAACGCAGTCCTTGCAGGCGGAAGGTATGACGGGCTTATTTCAATGATGGGTGGGGCGGATACTCCGGCGGTTGGTTTTGCAGGAGGAGTTGAGCGTCTTGTTGCCTTGTTCGGTAAAGAAATTCCCGATATAAGACCTGTAGTTCTTATACCTATCGGTGAAAAAGCTGAAAAGCAGGCTGCTTTATTAGCTGGCGTTTTACGAAAAGAAGGAATATATATCGAACTTGGATATTCCGGAAATGTAAAAAAACGTATGAAGAGGGCTAACGGTATGAATGCTAAGGCTGCCGTTATTTTCGGTGATGACGAAATCGCCGCTAAGGTTGCTAAGGTAAAGGACTTTGATAGCGGTGAAGAAGTGGATATATCCGTGGATAAGTTGGTGGATAAGTTGAAAAGCGTTTAA
- a CDS encoding acyl-[ACP]--phospholipid O-acyltransferase encodes MRTIMRKLFKFFYNVEVKGLENFEKAGDRVLIVANHLSFIDAALIYLFMPQRPLFAVNRFIAQKWYFKPFLKLVKNFPLDPTNPMATKAMINEIRKDKKCMIFPEGRITVTGSLMKVYEGPGMIADKSNAKILPVRIDGAQYTPFSRLKGKVRIKLFPKITVTILEPRTFDIDAEIKGRKRRHAAGIKLYDLMSQMLFDSSDYKRTLFRSVIDQSHIHGRRHIIAEDALRKPINYGSLITRCFILGDKIAQNTKKGEYVGVMLPNMVTSIVTFFALQYIGRVPAMLNFSTGEKNLISACKTAKIKTIYTSKRFVTMGKLEGIVEAAKKQKIKVIYLEDIAGEVNIFDKLTGFCKGLFPSAFYKPEKNAYQKPAVVLFTSGSEGTPKGVVLSHENIQANRYQLASRVDFGPTDIVFNALPIFHSFGLTGGTLLPLLSGIRTFFYPSPLHYRIVPELIYDTNATIMFGTDTFLSGYARFANNYDFYSVRYVFAGAEKLKEETRRLWAEKYGVRIFEGYGATETSPALSTNTPMHNKPGTVGRLLPAIEYKLEDVPGIEEGGKLIVKGANIMKGYLLSKTPGKLIPPEDGYYDTGDIVSMDDEGYITIKGRAKRFAKIAGEMVSLTAVETYLSKLWAYNHHAVVSIPDAKKGEALVLVTDKTDAERADISAYAKKQGIGELSVPKTIKIVDKVPLLGTGKTDYVSVQKLAS; translated from the coding sequence ATGAGAACAATAATGCGTAAACTTTTCAAATTTTTCTACAATGTAGAGGTTAAGGGTCTGGAAAATTTTGAAAAAGCAGGTGACAGGGTTTTAATAGTTGCCAACCATCTATCATTTATTGATGCCGCATTGATATATCTTTTCATGCCGCAAAGACCCCTATTTGCGGTAAACCGCTTTATTGCCCAAAAATGGTATTTCAAGCCGTTTTTAAAACTGGTTAAAAACTTCCCGCTTGACCCAACCAACCCCATGGCAACAAAAGCCATGATAAACGAGATAAGGAAAGACAAAAAATGTATGATTTTCCCTGAAGGCAGAATTACCGTTACAGGCTCATTAATGAAAGTGTATGAAGGTCCCGGTATGATTGCGGATAAGTCTAACGCAAAAATACTTCCCGTACGCATTGACGGCGCACAATACACACCGTTCTCACGTTTAAAAGGAAAAGTCCGTATAAAACTATTCCCTAAAATAACAGTAACAATATTAGAACCTAGAACCTTTGATATAGATGCTGAAATAAAGGGTAGAAAACGCCGTCATGCCGCAGGCATCAAACTTTATGACCTTATGAGCCAAATGCTTTTTGATAGCTCCGATTACAAAAGAACATTGTTCCGATCGGTAATTGACCAGTCACATATTCACGGACGTAGGCATATAATAGCCGAAGATGCCTTGAGAAAACCGATAAATTACGGCTCACTTATCACACGCTGCTTTATACTTGGGGATAAAATAGCCCAAAATACCAAGAAAGGTGAATATGTAGGCGTAATGCTACCTAACATGGTCACATCTATAGTAACTTTTTTTGCGTTGCAATATATTGGCAGAGTTCCGGCAATGCTTAACTTTTCCACAGGAGAAAAAAACCTTATTTCCGCATGTAAAACAGCAAAGATTAAAACAATCTACACATCGAAACGCTTCGTAACTATGGGTAAGCTCGAAGGCATAGTTGAAGCTGCAAAAAAGCAAAAGATTAAAGTAATTTATTTAGAAGATATAGCGGGAGAAGTTAATATCTTTGATAAATTGACAGGATTTTGTAAGGGATTATTCCCCTCTGCCTTTTATAAGCCTGAGAAAAACGCCTATCAGAAACCTGCCGTTGTTTTATTTACATCAGGCTCGGAAGGAACGCCCAAAGGTGTTGTGCTATCACATGAGAACATTCAGGCAAACCGCTATCAGCTTGCGTCCCGTGTAGATTTTGGTCCTACCGATATCGTATTTAACGCATTGCCTATTTTCCATTCATTCGGTTTGACAGGCGGAACATTATTACCTTTACTTTCAGGTATCCGTACATTCTTTTATCCTTCCCCTCTGCACTACCGTATAGTACCCGAACTGATATACGACACCAATGCTACTATTATGTTCGGAACGGATACTTTCTTATCGGGTTACGCAAGATTTGCAAATAACTACGACTTTTATTCCGTCCGCTACGTATTTGCAGGTGCAGAAAAATTAAAGGAAGAAACCAGAAGGCTATGGGCGGAAAAATATGGTGTCAGGATATTTGAAGGATACGGGGCAACCGAAACCTCCCCTGCCCTTTCTACCAACACCCCCATGCACAACAAGCCGGGAACTGTCGGCAGGCTATTGCCTGCAATTGAGTATAAACTCGAAGATGTGCCGGGCATTGAAGAAGGCGGCAAGCTGATAGTAAAAGGGGCTAATATCATGAAAGGATATCTGCTAAGTAAAACTCCCGGTAAGCTTATTCCTCCCGAAGACGGTTATTATGATACGGGCGATATCGTATCAATGGACGATGAGGGATATATAACCATTAAGGGGCGTGCCAAGCGTTTTGCCAAAATAGCCGGTGAGATGGTATCTCTGACGGCAGTTGAAACATATCTTTCAAAATTATGGGCTTATAACCATCATGCGGTAGTCAGTATCCCCGATGCAAAAAAAGGGGAAGCACTGGTTTTAGTAACCGATAAGACCGATGCAGAGCGTGCCGACATTTCAGCCTATGCAAAAAAACAAGGAATAGGCGAACTCTCTGTTCCCAAAACAATTAAGATAGTTGATAAAGTTCCGCTACTTGGCACAGGTAAGACAGATTATGTTTCGGTACAGAAGCTTGCCTCTTAA